The following coding sequences are from one Triticum dicoccoides isolate Atlit2015 ecotype Zavitan chromosome 4A, WEW_v2.0, whole genome shotgun sequence window:
- the LOC119287177 gene encoding R3H domain-containing protein 2-like, which produces MEEDAAAAPDSWETADLDGAMSRLLLSSSSPGGAARRVSSSSPDLADDHQEQPQQQADDPVAQVDQFLREALEKPRERLQVLRMEQDILKFLRDPGQTQFEFQGLPTSYLRLAAHRLAQHYFLISIALPDNSLPDGTSSRIILRKTSAECRLPAVRLADIPVNLPQEESSAVATKVAIKQRPQKNQHGGAGAGANSNRGNLQKSVEERKEEYNRARARIFNSSSGSTSPVDGRPADEVVLPNTLHRSTSLELNSNTRFGELTEATLERSLTSTASSSRSNNRSRIDKEPPVNRGRQGNRVAIFRDRDSDRKDPDYDRSYDRYMQRFDPGFGFNGGAYTIQPLYAPAVTYNTEFPQLGSPQMSPVPVEQQQPHPMAQHMPGPWSPAQSPNAVGYRPPDGVMPPYSPGQAGAPVRSSVFMHASQQYAMPSRPGVTFVHPQDSMRPFAQTHHQQQSEASLRFARPR; this is translated from the exons ATGGAGGAGGACGCGGCCGCGGCGCCCGACTCGTGGGAGACGGCcgacctcgacggggccatgagccgcctgctcctctcctcctcctcccccggtgGCGCCGCGCGAAGGGTCTCCTCCTCCTCGCCCGACCTCGCGGACGACCACCAGGAGCAACCGCAGCAGCAGGCCGACGATCCGGTCGCGCAGGTCGACCAGTTCCTCCGCGAGGCCCTCGAGAAGCCCCGCGAGCGCCTCCAAG TGCTACGGATGGAGCAAGACATTCTGAAGTTCCTTCGTGACCCTGGGCAGACGCAGTTTGAGTTCCAGGGTCTTCCGACTTCGTACCTGCGCCTCGCTGCGCACCGTCTGGCACAGCATTATTTCCTGATATCGATCGCCCTGCCGGATAACAGCCTGCCTGACGGAACCAGTTCGCGGATCATCCTTCGCAAAACGTCAGCTGAGTGCCGATTGCCTGCTGTCCGCCTAGCTGATATTCCAGTTAATCTCCCTCAAGAAGAGAGCAGCGCTGTGGCCACCAAAGTAGCTATTAAGCAAAGGCCTCAGAAGAATCAGCATGGCGGCGCAGGCGCAGGTGCCAACTCTAACAGAGGCAACCTTCAGAAAAGCGTCGAGGAGAGGAAAGAGGAATACAACAGGGCACGTGCTCGCATATTTAACAGCAGTAGTGGTAGCACTAGTCCGGTTGATGGAAGACCAGCTGATGAAGTGGTTTTGCCCAACACCCTACATAGGTCCACTTCCTTGGAGTTGAACTCAAACACCAGGTTCGGTGAATTGACTGAAGCTACCCTTGAAAGGAGTTTGACTAGCACCGCATCTAGCAGCAGATCAAATAATAGAAGCAGGATTGACAAGGAGCCTCCAGTCAATAGGGGCAGGCAAGGCAATAGGGTGGCGATATTTCGAGACCGTGACTCTGATCGCAAGGATCCTGATTATGACAGAAGCTATGACAG GTATATGCAAAGATTTGATCCTGGATTTGGATTTAATGGCGGCGCGTACACCATTCAACCTTTGTATGCTCCTGCTGTTACCTACAACACTGAGTTCCCCCAGCTTGGGTCACCACAAATGTCTCCTGTTCCTGTTGAACAGCAGCAGCCCCATCCAATGGCTCAGCACATGCCTGGGCCCTGGTCGCCGGCTCAATCACCTAATGCAGTTGGCTACAGGCCTCCAGATGGTGTTATGCCACCCTACAGTCCTGGTCAAGCTGGTGCTCCTGTCAGATCTTCTGTTTTCATGCATGCTTCCCAGCAATATGCCATGCCTTCACGCCC